A window of Plasmodium malariae genome assembly, chromosome: 12 genomic DNA:
AATAAATTCCTTTATGGTtttatacttaaaatatCTACGTTTTTGTGTAACAATAAAGTCATTTtaatcttatttttaattttcaccatattcatataacttttacagttttttttctgtcatatatacataaaattttaaaaattataaattgaaTCTAACTATATTAAtacttattttcattttttcacaccttacaatttttaatgtatCTGGGAATTACAAAAAGGAATTGGAGATGATGAATCTTCGTATGTagtgaaaaaagaaaattttatgagCGTCATGAGCAATGATTTggtcattaaaaaattagttttATAATTGTCGTTCATTtcctttattcttttattccTTTGTACCTTTGTACCTTTGTACCATTAtacctttattttattattttatttatttttttttttttctcgttattccttttttcctcTGTTGTTATTCAAATTAAGAAAGGAAtaaattactatattttatatttttcatatgaaataatattgttaaaGAATTCATAATGCGGAATAgatgtttttttcatttgtattatatgttgTGCTTTAATTAATAAGGTAGTATAATGAAAAACTTCAGATGTATGATAAAAAactaagaataaataaaattcctGTATAGCTGCTACAGTACTTTAAACAGTtaaggtatatatatttgttattagtCAGATGAAAGACATttcatatgtttatttaaattaagataaggttttacaaaatttgcaaaaggagaacaatttttattagatGTTCGAAAACTTATGGACACGTACAAACAATGAAGCGTTATGATATTCATCAGACTGTTTTAcgttgtaataaaatattaagttaaTTCTAattgaaatgaaaaaaaatgtatgtatatccaatattatatatgaagaaCTATAAAAGTGATGTATACTTTTTcagaaaaagatatatgcATGGTGGTTTATAACAGGTTTTTAAtgaattcaaaaaatttctGTTGActaattatttgtttaaataaaagacaggaaaaaaaaaaaaaaaaagtatttaaaGTTTTCAGGTATTTCAAGTAATAATGCAACACAGTtcttaaataagaaatatatgaaatttacGAATTTTATGAATTCCTCGAATTTTAAGGAGACAAGGACTTAGATAacagttaaatatatatgtgtacaaatatattcatttttttaatgtatttttatataaattttacttctatgagaattgttttttataaaaagaagtgTGTATATTGGGAAATGCAAAAAATCGTTGtaacttcttttatttcaatttttttttccctgaAAACTTATATTAATGATGCACATTATTTAGAAGATTGAATAAACAGTTTTCGAAacgttcatatattttttttttaaagtagtTGTAACCCATTTCTTGAATAAAATTTGATTTAGTGATAATAAGAtgatgaaattttttttttgaattccCTAAACGTTATAAAAGAAGCAAAttgaaattgaaaaaaataaatataaaatatataacttttcTCAAATAGTACATAATGATTTCATTATCTTCTTCTACTCACTactgttaaatatattttaatagaaaTGATAATTTCTAACTGAAGGGGTAAATAAATTGCTACTATTTGTATCCGAAATAAGAtcgaaaatattaatgagcATTTTCTTTCCCCATAAATTCtaaatatactttattaCAAGAttgataaataattatatattatttcttaataatatttctttataattaataattttttatccttccaatctatattatttaatttttattaaaagattataaatgagattaataattcataaaatttttaaggaTAAACAAGGGATTTTtcaatgtataaaatttattcacTACAATTTAGTTTTTCCGTTTTTACAGTATTAcctactttttttctttttttccttttaaaatttatcagcttatttttagttttagtttttttgcatctttttgttttcgattttttcttttttatgaatttttattattatttttttttttgtcatctTTATCGCCTACTATATTCTAGTTTCTTTCCTTCTATTTTAGGTGATAAAGAAGTACTGTTTCTAAATCTGTATATAatctaatattttacaatgCAAAATTTTGCATGTATTAATTGATATGATTAcgaatttttctatattaacACAATTTTTACCACATTTTCTCACAACAGCAATAATCATATTGATTACATGTGCCCAAATAATGGTGAAATTTggtttataatattttaagaaaaaaaaaaaaaagataattcaACAGTTATTATTTAgtgcaaagaaaaaaaagaagcgtgtgttatttatatatgtataaacctattaaatttatttaatgttttaGTGTTAAAATAGATTTTTTCAAGTTTTGaaccaaaaaatatattttaaagctaagttaaaaaaaaattattttgtacatatttacataaaaacatGGTTACCTGAAATTATTGGGCTATGGcggtacatatataatatatataatttctaattttatatataatatttgaaGAGTTTCAGTTTTGTATAATTAAGAATGTTAAAagctttttatttgtttgtattttagttttgttctttaaatagaatattataattccTTATTTTATAAGTTGTTACAAGTTCTTAAAAATTACAggcttttttttatctaatcattaaaaattaagatcctttaaataattattttttttgattttcttaaattttaaattatagttttcttaaattttgtgatttttttattttatcagttttttaaaaattatatcttgtgtatgtatatgtatatatataatagtgtTTTGTTTGGTTTTCGTTTAAGAGGAGATTAAATAACAACTATAGGCTgaaacataaattataaaatttattactctttaatttattaaataaaatttttttattaacagaATTAGCATatttagaattatttattagtgTAACTTCTTTTAATCTTGtgtagtaaaatattattacattgttattacatattatattatctaaattttgaaatttcttttttttaatttaaataaaattaaggaaaactattaagaataatttacatattattagtaagctttattttaatttatggaaacttttaaatagtagttatatattttaataaaggaTAAATGGcaatttttaagaaatggCTTAggagagaaaaaataaatatttcccTCTTTTGtgtcaaaatatttttattttctctctTAATTTGGGCGCTAAATATCTCTAATTATGTAGGACagtgaaaaataataaattagggaaaaactttaattatatttacacattCGCATGcaatctattttttttctattattttatttgattttaaaataaatatctcaataaaattttatatatttatataattattagaaTGAAAATGACAAATGTTATGATAGCcagtataaatttataaaaacgaTAAATCTAGGAATTGACAGATCACTATCAGAAAGAAGCGAACAATTCAACTCACGATTTACAAGTGCACCTCATAAATCACAAGTAAGattagaataataataaaagaaaaaaaaaagttatataatattacatattaaaaaaaaaatataaaataaataaacaaataaactaataacataataaaagtgtatagaaaaataattatgtaattttattagtaaatgaaaaataataaaaaattgatgtctaaacaaaaaaaaaaaaatgatgaaattaaaaatactatgtaatataaaaaaaaaaaatataaatatatggtCATACCTTTGAAAATGATAATCCCGAAAACTTGATTACAATGAAATAAatcatataagtatatatatatatatatatatatatatatatttatttatttatatacgtttttatttcaatatttttactagGATTATTATACCATATTGGGTGTTAGTAAGGATGCTACcgaaaatgatataaaaaaagctTATAGAAAGTTAGCCATGATGTGGCATCCGGATAAACATACCGATgagaaagataaaaaagatgCGGAAGAAAAATTTAAGCTTGTTTCTGAAGCTTACGAAGTTTTATCAGATCCAGATAAAAGGAGAACATATGATCTAACGGGTAAGGAAGGTTTaaatggaaatttttttactgaAGAAAATATGTTTCAGGGAGGAATGAATTTTGCTGATCTgatcaataatttttttggttCCAATAgacctttttcattttcatcaaCTTTTGATGAAGATGATTCCCCATTTAAGTCCTTCGTACATGATATGGGGTCAAGAAGAGGTAGAACACGTCATGGATGTAAgagaatgaaaatataaatgaaatatgaaTAAGTGTGTTACACGTTCTTTGAatcacatatgtatatgtatatacaaatttatttaccttttttttatattttatgacaGCGTCGGGTTCTAAAGTTTACAAGTCAGAAACATATGAAGTAGCTCTTATGTTGACTTtagaagaattatataacggatgtaaaaagaaattaagaGTTACAAGAAAAAGGTTTGATGGAGTTAAAAGCTACGACGATGATAAATTAGTAACTATAGATGTAAAGGCTGGATGGAATGATGGAACAACAATTACATTTTATGGAGAAGGTGATCAATCAGGTCCTTCGTTAAAACCAGGAGATTTAATATTCAAGGTGAAAACAAAAGAGCATGAGAACTTTGTAAGAGAtggtaataatttaatttataaatgtcATATACCACTAGATAAGGCCTTAACAGGATTccaatttaatattaaatcatTAGATAACagagatataaatataagggTAGATGATATTATTACACCTAATTCAAAAAGAATGATTCCAGGGGAAGGAATGCCTTCTTCAAAACATCCAGGCAAAAAAGGAGATTTAATACTTGAATTTGTTGTTATATTCCCAAAAAACTTAAGCagtgaaagaaaaaaagtattaagaGAAGCTTTGgctaatacattttaaaaaaaaattaaaaattaaaataatggaaAGAGTGTTATATAACTAACCACATCAAAATAAAAGTGGTTTATTAAATTCCAAAAAAATTTGCTTATAATTGGTAAATATACTGAACATTTCTTGTGGTCATTTTgaataaacgaaaaaaaaaaaaaaaaaagaatgaatgatttacatttttaaaccaattaatattaaacatataaatgaatgaaaataatttaatttttaaagaaaagaaatgttatatagtacaatatttcataaatgacttttttttgtttttatttttcttttttttattcttttctgttatttttttttttttgtttttatttcttttcctttttttcattttttctgtttttgtctttgtttttgcttttgttttttttgttttttctttcttttttttttttttcatgttttaaatttgtaaatgatggttgtattttttattacaaagctaatttatgcatatataatatatattcatgtatgtAACGTACAtccttataattatatatacaaatataaaaaaaaaggggaggGGAACTTTTTGATAaccaaatatattatgacaataataatatattaatttaaataagaagatagtatttaaaaatatattttgtctaTTAATAAGTTTATATTAAACTTCATTCACAGTATGGTCAAgacaaaatattatgaatgtGAATAAATATTGTTTGTAAATACCTTTTTGGtggataattataaaaatttattatgtgtGTTAAA
This region includes:
- the PmUG01_12081300 gene encoding 40 kDa heat shock protein, putative — protein: MAIFKKWLRREKINISLFCVKIFLFSLLIWALNISNYNENDKCYDSQYKFIKTINLGIDRSLSERSEQFNSRFTSAPHKSQDYYTILGVSKDATENDIKKAYRKLAMMWHPDKHTDEKDKKDAEEKFKLVSEAYEVLSDPDKRRTYDLTGKEGLNGNFFTEENMFQGGMNFADLINNFFGSNRPFSFSSTFDEDDSPFKSFVHDMGSRRGRTRHGSSGSKVYKSETYEVALMLTLEELYNGCKKKLRVTRKRFDGVKSYDDDKLVTIDVKAGWNDGTTITFYGEGDQSGPSLKPGDLIFKVKTKEHENFVRDGNNLIYKCHIPLDKALTGFQFNIKSLDNRDINIRVDDIITPNSKRMIPGEGMPSSKHPGKKGDLILEFVVIFPKNLSSERKKVLREALANTF